In one window of Ferrovum sp. PN-J185 DNA:
- the ahpC gene encoding alkyl hydroperoxide reductase subunit C, which produces MSIINKPVPEFKTQAYLNGKFIDVTNESIKGKWNVFIFMPAAFTFNCPTEVEDAADSYAEFQKLGAEVYIVTTDTHFSHKVWHETSPAVGKAKFPLVGDPTHTLSRGFDVHIDEEGLALRGTFIINPEGIVKTAEVHSNEIARDVSETLRKLKAAQYTAAHPGEVCPAKWKEGSKTITPSLDLVGKI; this is translated from the coding sequence ATGTCAATCATCAATAAACCAGTACCAGAGTTCAAGACACAAGCTTACCTTAATGGTAAATTCATTGACGTAACCAATGAATCTATTAAAGGCAAATGGAATGTATTCATTTTTATGCCTGCTGCATTCACTTTTAACTGTCCTACTGAAGTAGAAGACGCTGCTGATAGCTACGCTGAATTCCAAAAACTTGGTGCAGAAGTGTACATCGTGACTACTGACACACATTTTTCACACAAAGTATGGCACGAAACTAGCCCTGCGGTAGGTAAAGCAAAATTCCCATTAGTTGGTGATCCTACCCATACTCTAAGCCGTGGTTTTGATGTGCATATTGATGAAGAAGGCTTGGCTTTACGCGGTACATTCATTATTAATCCTGAAGGGATTGTTAAAACCGCAGAAGTTCACAGCAATGAAATTGCTCGTGACGTATCAGAAACATTGAGAAAACTCAAAGCAGCACAATACACGGCAGCTCACCCAGGTGAAGTATGCCCAGCTAAATGGAAAGAAGGATCAAAAACCATTACCCCAAGTCTTGATCTAGTTGGAAAAATCTAA
- the ahpF gene encoding alkyl hydroperoxide reductase subunit F, protein MALEAGIKEQLQQYLQLLEGEVVIKVSAGTDATSLEMVELLQEVSSMASLIRIETATLPRTPSFQVGERITFAGIPLGHEFTSFVLALLQVSGRKPKIDDKVVDQIKDVRGHFQFVTYISLSCHNCPDVVQALNTMSILNPNISHTMVDGAVFKEEVESQNIMAVPAVLLNGEMFASGRQSIEEILAKMGSQADVSDINGKEFDVLVIGGGPAGASAAIYATRKGIKTGLVAERFGGQVMDTMGIENLIGTPYTEGPKLVANFEEHVKHYPVEIMNLQRAKSLRRNELIEVDLESGATVKSKTVIIATGARWKNLGIPGEAEFKNKGVAYCPHCDGPLFKGKHVAVVGGGNSGVEAAIDLAGIVGHVTLLEFMPDLKADDVLQKRLHSLANVTVLKNVQTKEITGDTKVNGMSYIERDTGLEKHIALEGVFIQIGLVPNTDWLADNVERTRFGEIVVDGHNQTNVPGVFAAGDCTNTPYKQIVISIGSGATAALGAFDYLIRH, encoded by the coding sequence ATGGCATTAGAAGCAGGCATTAAAGAACAATTACAACAGTACCTCCAATTATTAGAAGGTGAGGTTGTTATCAAGGTTAGTGCAGGCACTGATGCCACCTCACTCGAAATGGTGGAGCTATTGCAAGAGGTATCAAGCATGGCTTCACTCATTCGTATTGAGACGGCGACACTACCTAGAACACCTAGTTTTCAGGTGGGAGAGCGCATCACTTTTGCTGGCATACCTTTAGGTCATGAATTTACTAGCTTTGTTTTAGCACTACTACAGGTAAGTGGAAGAAAGCCAAAAATTGATGACAAGGTAGTTGATCAAATTAAAGATGTTCGAGGACATTTCCAATTTGTGACTTATATTAGTTTATCCTGTCACAACTGTCCTGACGTTGTTCAAGCACTCAATACAATGAGTATATTGAACCCCAATATTTCACACACCATGGTTGATGGTGCTGTATTCAAAGAAGAAGTTGAAAGCCAAAATATTATGGCCGTCCCCGCTGTATTGTTAAATGGTGAAATGTTTGCCAGCGGTAGACAAAGTATTGAAGAAATCTTAGCTAAAATGGGTAGTCAAGCTGATGTCAGTGACATTAACGGTAAAGAGTTTGATGTGCTGGTTATTGGCGGCGGTCCGGCAGGAGCGAGCGCTGCAATATATGCAACCCGCAAAGGTATTAAAACAGGGTTAGTGGCTGAACGATTTGGTGGCCAAGTTATGGATACCATGGGTATCGAAAATCTAATTGGTACTCCTTACACTGAAGGACCAAAATTAGTAGCCAACTTTGAGGAACACGTTAAACACTATCCCGTAGAGATTATGAATCTTCAGCGTGCCAAAAGCCTTCGTCGCAATGAGTTAATTGAAGTGGACCTTGAGAGTGGGGCGACGGTTAAAAGTAAAACTGTCATCATCGCAACAGGAGCACGTTGGAAGAATCTCGGTATCCCAGGCGAGGCTGAATTTAAAAATAAAGGGGTTGCCTATTGCCCTCATTGCGATGGTCCGTTATTTAAAGGTAAACATGTCGCAGTGGTTGGAGGAGGTAACAGTGGCGTTGAGGCTGCTATCGACTTAGCAGGTATTGTTGGGCACGTTACTCTTCTTGAATTCATGCCGGACTTAAAAGCGGATGATGTATTACAAAAACGCTTACATAGTTTAGCGAATGTAACTGTTTTAAAAAATGTACAGACCAAAGAAATTACCGGTGATACCAAAGTTAACGGTATGAGTTACATTGAACGCGATACAGGTCTTGAAAAACATATTGCTTTGGAAGGGGTATTTATACAAATTGGTCTTGTTCCCAATACGGATTGGTTAGCAGACAATGTTGAACGTACCCGTTTTGGTGAAATTGTTGTTGATGGACATAACCAAACTAATGTACCGGGTGTTTTTGCAGCAGGTGATTGTACTAATACTCCTTACAAACAAATTGTTATTAGTATTGGTTCTGGTGCTACTGCAGCGTTAGGAGCTTTTGATTATTTAATTCGTCATTGA
- the glmS gene encoding glutamine--fructose-6-phosphate transaminase (isomerizing), which translates to MCGIVGAISRQNIVPILVEGLKKLEYRGYDSAGLAVIHNKQLGRVRSTGRVKQLEEEVVKHHITGSIGIAHTRWATHGVPSERNAHPHISLDGLAVVHNGIIENYEALRHQLQEMGYVFTSETDTEVIAHLIHSFYRQHHQLNLAVREALARLQGAYAIAVMVEDQPEQLIAARLGSPLLIGIGEEGYYLASDASALISVTQKMLYLEEGDVVELTLNGYHITDRQGSEVERVMHISELSPDNVELGPYQHYMQKEIAEQPRAITDTVEKIVGVGFTPDLFGERANEVFSHIKGVMILACGTSYHAGLVARYWFEQITHLPCIVEVASEYRYRISVPQPDFLVITISQSGETADTQAALKHAKALGHHHTLTICNVPESALVRQSQFSFLTRAGMEIGVASTKAFTTQLVALFSLSVVIAKCQSRLSSDKENEYLDALRRLPNKIQHVLNLEPQLTLWADRFAQKDHVLFLGRGIHYPIALEGSLKLKEISYIHAEAYPAGELKHGPLALVDERMPVIAVAPNDNLLEKLKSNLQEVKARGGVLYVIADNDSHFKAEEGIHVIRMPDHEGILSPIMHVVPLQLLAYHVACQRGTDVDKPRNLAKSVTVE; encoded by the coding sequence ATGTGCGGTATTGTAGGGGCCATCAGTCGTCAGAATATTGTTCCAATTTTAGTGGAAGGATTAAAAAAACTAGAATATCGTGGTTATGATTCAGCAGGTCTAGCGGTCATTCATAACAAGCAATTAGGGCGAGTGAGAAGCACGGGTCGCGTTAAACAACTTGAAGAGGAAGTAGTTAAGCATCATATTACTGGATCAATTGGTATTGCTCATACCCGCTGGGCAACCCATGGAGTACCCTCAGAACGCAACGCCCATCCACATATAAGTCTAGATGGTTTGGCAGTAGTTCATAATGGTATTATCGAAAATTACGAAGCATTACGCCATCAATTGCAGGAAATGGGTTATGTGTTTACCTCTGAAACTGACACAGAAGTTATCGCTCACCTGATTCATTCCTTTTATCGCCAACATCATCAGTTGAATTTAGCAGTTAGAGAGGCACTCGCTCGTCTTCAAGGCGCTTATGCCATTGCTGTAATGGTGGAAGATCAACCAGAGCAACTCATTGCCGCACGCCTTGGTAGCCCTCTTTTAATTGGTATTGGTGAGGAGGGTTATTATTTGGCATCTGATGCATCGGCGTTAATCAGCGTGACTCAAAAGATGCTCTATCTTGAAGAAGGGGATGTCGTTGAATTAACACTTAATGGTTATCACATAACAGACAGACAGGGCAGTGAAGTTGAGCGCGTCATGCACATTAGTGAGCTCTCACCTGATAACGTTGAGTTGGGGCCTTATCAGCATTATATGCAAAAGGAGATTGCAGAACAGCCACGCGCCATTACCGATACCGTAGAAAAAATAGTGGGGGTAGGCTTTACTCCCGATCTTTTTGGAGAGAGGGCCAATGAAGTATTCTCACACATCAAAGGGGTGATGATACTTGCCTGTGGCACAAGTTATCATGCAGGTCTTGTGGCACGTTATTGGTTTGAACAGATTACTCACTTACCTTGTATTGTTGAGGTAGCCAGTGAATACCGTTATCGTATTTCTGTTCCGCAGCCTGATTTTTTAGTAATAACTATTTCACAATCTGGTGAAACGGCGGATACCCAAGCTGCTCTTAAACACGCTAAAGCATTAGGTCATCATCATACTTTAACCATTTGTAATGTGCCTGAAAGTGCTTTAGTTAGACAGTCTCAATTCTCTTTCTTAACCCGTGCAGGAATGGAAATTGGCGTTGCCTCAACCAAAGCCTTTACGACTCAATTAGTGGCATTATTCTCCTTATCTGTGGTGATTGCTAAGTGCCAATCTCGCTTATCTAGCGACAAGGAAAATGAGTATCTTGATGCACTAAGACGTTTACCCAACAAGATTCAACATGTTTTGAATTTAGAGCCGCAACTAACGCTATGGGCTGATCGCTTTGCCCAAAAAGACCACGTACTTTTTTTGGGTAGAGGTATTCACTACCCCATTGCCCTGGAAGGATCATTAAAGCTTAAAGAGATTTCTTACATTCATGCTGAAGCCTATCCCGCCGGTGAATTAAAACACGGTCCTCTGGCTTTAGTGGATGAGCGCATGCCTGTTATTGCTGTTGCTCCTAACGACAATTTATTGGAAAAACTTAAATCGAATTTGCAAGAAGTTAAGGCGCGTGGCGGAGTATTGTACGTGATTGCAGACAATGATTCCCATTTCAAAGCAGAAGAGGGGATTCATGTGATTCGTATGCCGGATCATGAAGGGATTTTAAGTCCAATCATGCATGTGGTACCCTTACAGTTATTGGCCTATCACGTCGCGTGTCAGCGTGGTACAGATGTTGATAAACCACGTAACTTAGCTAAGAGTGTTACCGTCGAGTGA
- a CDS encoding type II toxin-antitoxin system RelE/ParE family toxin: MAILSFRDPETETLYLGTRAARWVNIERVALRKLTQLAISSRLENLRVPPGNRLETLSGDRQGQPSIHINDIVAGKRAVTAETDLLLCRYFGVSDGWWLLLQAHYDTHIARRELGKQLQKVHRYKLLSETVAL, from the coding sequence ATGGCCATTCTTTCTTTTCGTGACCCTGAGACTGAGACTCTTTACCTGGGTACAAGAGCTGCTCGCTGGGTCAACATAGAACGCGTGGCTCTCAGAAAACTCACCCAACTAGCCATTTCTAGTCGACTTGAGAATTTGCGAGTCCCACCCGGGAATCGATTAGAAACGCTCTCAGGCGATCGACAGGGGCAACCCAGCATCCACATTAACGATATCGTGGCCGGCAAGCGAGCGGTAACCGCCGAGACTGACTTGCTTCTTTGTCGTTACTTTGGTGTGAGCGATGGCTGGTGGCTTTTACTGCAAGCGCATTACGACACTCATATCGCGCGTCGCGAGTTGGGTAAACAGCTGCAGAAAGTTCATCGTTACAAACTCTTATCAGAAACTGTTGCGCTGTGA
- the feoB gene encoding ferrous iron transporter B, with protein sequence MKTSYIAALVGAPNCGKTALFNRLTGSRQKVANYAGVTVEKKEGDLNCPSGQKVHVIDLPGTYSLTPTSLDESITRRVVMGQLKDEVAPDLLVCVVDSTNLRLHLRLVLELTRLKKPMVLVLNMMDVAKSQGLIIDVDKLSQELEIPVVSCVAVNNEGAQELVDFLDHCNIADNQSSVLPWKDPTPNELQEMQQRVREIIRLSCDESARKEGLNEKLDNIVMHPVWGMIILACVLFFTFQAVFSWANLPMDAIKSAIDWLSNLINHWLPQGLLRSLLVDGIISGAGSVLQFLPQILILFTFILALEDSGYLPRAAFLLDRIMGSVGLSGRSFIPLLSSFACAIPGIMATRTIQNPRDRLTTILIAPLMTCSARLPVYGLLIAAFIPNRSVGGLFNLQGLVLFSLYMGGILSAMIVAFVLKKTIGRRHYQPLMMELPSYRLPHMRNLLMGLLERAEIFTSRVGKIILPMMVILWFLSSYPIAPAHSTEPAITYSFAGSLGKFLEHIFAPIGFNWQICLALVPGLAAREVAVGALGTVYALASEGGEVNTSALAPLLHHSWGLATALSLLVWYIFAPQCVATLGAVKRETNSWRIPSIMLTYLFLLGYLASFVTYQLTLNFGG encoded by the coding sequence ATGAAAACGTCCTATATTGCCGCACTCGTCGGCGCCCCAAACTGCGGTAAAACCGCCCTGTTTAATCGCCTAACAGGGAGTCGGCAGAAAGTCGCTAATTACGCTGGGGTAACCGTTGAAAAAAAAGAAGGGGATTTAAATTGTCCTTCTGGTCAGAAAGTACATGTTATTGATCTACCCGGTACCTACAGCCTTACCCCTACCTCACTCGATGAGTCCATTACTCGCCGTGTGGTCATGGGACAGCTTAAAGATGAAGTGGCACCGGATTTATTGGTTTGTGTCGTTGATAGCACCAACTTGCGACTACATTTACGCTTGGTGTTAGAGCTCACGCGATTAAAAAAACCCATGGTGTTAGTGTTAAACATGATGGATGTAGCCAAAAGCCAAGGGTTAATCATTGACGTGGACAAGCTCTCCCAAGAACTGGAAATTCCCGTCGTCTCCTGCGTCGCGGTCAATAATGAAGGAGCACAAGAGCTCGTTGATTTTCTTGACCATTGCAACATTGCTGACAATCAAAGCTCAGTATTACCTTGGAAAGATCCGACCCCTAATGAACTCCAGGAGATGCAACAACGAGTAAGAGAAATTATTCGTTTAAGTTGTGATGAGTCAGCAAGAAAAGAAGGGCTAAATGAAAAACTAGATAATATTGTCATGCATCCTGTATGGGGTATGATTATCTTAGCTTGTGTCTTGTTTTTCACTTTTCAGGCTGTCTTCAGTTGGGCTAATTTACCGATGGACGCCATCAAAAGCGCCATAGATTGGCTGAGTAATTTAATTAATCATTGGCTACCCCAAGGATTATTAAGAAGTTTACTGGTTGATGGAATCATTTCTGGAGCTGGAAGCGTTTTACAGTTCTTGCCACAAATTCTCATATTATTTACTTTTATTTTAGCGTTAGAAGATTCAGGTTATCTTCCTCGAGCAGCGTTTTTACTTGATCGCATAATGGGGAGTGTGGGGCTATCAGGGCGATCATTTATTCCCCTGCTGTCAAGTTTTGCCTGTGCCATACCAGGGATTATGGCAACACGTACCATTCAAAACCCACGTGACCGCCTAACAACAATACTGATTGCACCATTAATGACCTGTTCCGCGAGACTACCTGTGTATGGCTTATTAATCGCTGCGTTTATTCCTAATCGATCTGTTGGGGGACTATTTAATCTGCAGGGTTTGGTGTTATTTTCCCTCTACATGGGCGGCATTCTCTCTGCCATGATTGTAGCCTTTGTCCTTAAAAAAACTATCGGACGCCGTCACTACCAACCGCTGATGATGGAACTACCTTCATATCGTCTACCGCATATGCGTAACCTACTAATGGGGTTACTTGAACGCGCTGAAATATTCACCTCTCGAGTTGGGAAAATCATCTTACCGATGATGGTAATTCTCTGGTTCTTAAGCTCCTATCCTATCGCTCCAGCTCACAGTACCGAGCCTGCGATCACTTATAGCTTTGCTGGTAGTTTAGGGAAATTTCTAGAACATATCTTTGCGCCAATTGGTTTTAATTGGCAAATTTGTTTGGCACTTGTTCCTGGACTTGCAGCTCGTGAAGTAGCAGTTGGGGCTTTAGGGACTGTCTACGCCCTAGCCAGCGAGGGTGGCGAGGTAAATACCTCAGCTCTCGCCCCCTTGTTGCATCATTCATGGGGACTAGCCACGGCTTTGTCTTTACTCGTATGGTATATTTTTGCCCCGCAATGTGTTGCTACATTAGGTGCCGTGAAGCGAGAAACTAACTCGTGGCGTATTCCATCAATTATGCTAACTTATCTGTTTTTATTGGGTTATTTAGCCTCTTTTGTAACTTATCAGCTTACGTTGAATTTCGGGGGGTAA
- a CDS encoding FeoA family protein produces MDTIYRANQLKIGETAIISEVSLDDVTDSRLGQDCIRRLLELGFIPGEKLKVVRKGFPQGDPIAFRIGTSTFALRAKEAQTIKIRRSTP; encoded by the coding sequence ATGGATACTATTTATCGTGCAAATCAACTTAAAATCGGTGAAACTGCCATCATTAGCGAAGTCAGTCTTGATGATGTGACAGATTCTCGCCTGGGACAGGATTGTATTCGACGCTTATTAGAGTTGGGATTTATCCCTGGAGAAAAACTAAAAGTAGTACGCAAGGGTTTCCCGCAAGGGGATCCTATTGCCTTTCGTATTGGCACCTCAACGTTTGCTTTACGTGCTAAAGAGGCGCAAACCATTAAAATAAGACGCTCCACCCCATGA
- the pyrC gene encoding dihydroorotase, translating into MSEQITITRPDDWHLHVRDGDFLQAVLPDTAKQFARAIIMPNLKPPVVTVAQAQSYRDRITAALPKGSSFSPLMTLYLTENTLPEEIVKAKESGFVHAVKYYPAGATTNSDSGVRQWSKVEEVLEAMEQCGLPLLVHGEVTDPAIDVFDRERVFIEDQLIPLILKYPKLKVVLEHITTASAVKFVLTADKNIAATVTAHHLLLNRNALFQGGIRPHHYCLPVLKREKHRQALLDAVASGNNKFFLGTDSAPHPQSLKENACGCAGIYTAHAAMELYAEAFDSIGALDKLEGFASFYGADFYGLARNTSQITLTKQQVKVPSQLQYGSETLIPMRAGEFLVWSFNHES; encoded by the coding sequence ATGAGTGAGCAAATAACGATAACCAGACCAGATGATTGGCATTTGCATGTGCGTGATGGTGATTTTTTACAAGCGGTATTACCTGATACGGCAAAACAGTTTGCCCGGGCAATTATCATGCCTAATTTGAAGCCACCAGTGGTGACAGTGGCTCAGGCTCAGTCCTATCGTGATCGCATCACTGCAGCTCTACCTAAAGGCTCTTCCTTTAGCCCTTTGATGACGCTTTATTTAACGGAAAATACTCTGCCTGAGGAGATTGTTAAGGCAAAAGAGAGTGGTTTTGTGCATGCCGTAAAATATTATCCTGCAGGAGCGACTACCAACTCTGACTCTGGAGTGCGTCAATGGTCTAAGGTTGAAGAGGTATTAGAAGCGATGGAGCAGTGTGGTTTACCATTATTAGTGCATGGTGAAGTGACTGATCCTGCCATTGACGTATTCGATAGAGAGAGGGTATTTATTGAGGATCAACTTATCCCTTTAATTCTCAAATACCCTAAATTAAAGGTAGTGTTAGAGCACATCACCACAGCTTCGGCAGTTAAATTTGTGTTGACTGCCGATAAAAACATAGCAGCAACTGTTACAGCCCATCATTTATTGCTGAATCGTAATGCCTTATTTCAAGGTGGCATTCGTCCTCATCATTATTGTTTACCAGTCTTGAAAAGAGAAAAACATCGTCAAGCTCTGCTTGATGCCGTGGCATCAGGAAATAATAAGTTTTTTCTCGGGACAGATAGCGCCCCACATCCGCAATCACTGAAAGAAAATGCTTGCGGCTGTGCTGGCATCTACACAGCTCACGCAGCCATGGAGTTATACGCTGAAGCGTTTGACAGTATTGGAGCTCTAGATAAGCTAGAAGGGTTTGCTTCTTTTTATGGTGCGGATTTTTATGGCTTAGCACGTAATACTTCACAAATAACCCTTACTAAACAGCAGGTTAAGGTTCCTTCGCAATTACAATATGGTTCTGAAACATTAATACCCATGAGGGCTGGGGAGTTTCTCGTATGGAGCTTTAATCACGAATCTTGA
- the mraZ gene encoding division/cell wall cluster transcriptional repressor MraZ: MFQGPSLISLDAKGRLAVPTRYRDALRLQSDGHLVITAHPHRCLLLYPRSAWEPIRDAIMKRSGFDKNSTLLQGLLVGHADDVEMDSAGRVLVAPALRRFASIDREVMMFGQGSHFKLWNPPAWDEQFKEIERLGADLVPAGMEDFSL, translated from the coding sequence GTGTTTCAAGGGCCATCGTTAATTAGTTTGGATGCCAAAGGACGACTGGCAGTGCCAACTCGTTATCGGGATGCTTTGCGTTTGCAAAGTGATGGTCACCTCGTTATTACTGCTCACCCACATCGTTGTCTTCTGCTTTATCCCCGTTCTGCTTGGGAGCCGATTCGTGATGCCATCATGAAGCGCTCTGGATTTGATAAAAATTCCACCTTACTGCAGGGTTTATTAGTTGGTCATGCTGATGATGTTGAAATGGATAGTGCAGGACGAGTATTGGTTGCTCCTGCTCTAAGACGTTTTGCTTCAATTGATCGCGAGGTTATGATGTTTGGGCAGGGTAGTCATTTTAAGTTATGGAATCCCCCTGCTTGGGACGAGCAATTCAAAGAAATCGAACGGCTGGGCGCCGATCTTGTCCCCGCTGGCATGGAAGATTTCTCACTGTGA
- the rsmH gene encoding 16S rRNA (cytosine(1402)-N(4))-methyltransferase RsmH has product MITSQPSPSQSTHISVLLAEAIDALAIVPDGVYVDGTFGRGGHARAILNQLGPHGKLIAFDRDPEAYLIGQQWQDSRLHFVHARFSEMQHKLSELGISKVNGILLDLGVSSPQLDEPQRGFSFRFDGPLDMRMNPAVGLSAKDWLEQVDEKELIRVIRDYGEERFARQIASAVINQRNIKPLETTQQLAELIAQVVKKREPGLNPATRTFQAIRIFINKELEEIEEVLPQTLSLLKEEGRVVVISFHSLEDRLVKQFFKRHSSPPEIPRGLAIPESQRPQPLLRLVGKSIRASENEQQSNPRSRSAIMRIAERCAA; this is encoded by the coding sequence GTGATAACGAGCCAACCCTCTCCATCTCAATCAACACATATTAGTGTGCTTCTAGCTGAAGCCATAGATGCTTTAGCCATTGTTCCTGACGGCGTATATGTGGATGGTACTTTTGGACGGGGAGGACACGCTCGCGCAATTTTAAATCAATTAGGACCGCACGGAAAACTGATTGCTTTTGATCGTGATCCTGAGGCTTATTTAATCGGTCAACAATGGCAAGATAGCCGTCTTCACTTTGTTCACGCCCGTTTTTCTGAAATGCAACACAAACTGTCAGAGCTTGGTATTAGCAAAGTAAACGGTATTTTACTGGATCTAGGAGTGTCTTCTCCGCAATTAGATGAACCGCAACGTGGTTTTAGTTTTCGCTTTGATGGGCCTCTTGATATGAGAATGAACCCTGCAGTGGGGTTGTCAGCCAAAGACTGGTTAGAGCAAGTTGATGAAAAAGAGTTGATTCGAGTTATCCGAGATTATGGTGAGGAGCGTTTTGCAAGACAAATTGCCTCAGCCGTTATTAATCAAAGAAATATTAAGCCTCTTGAAACCACTCAACAGTTAGCTGAGTTAATCGCTCAGGTAGTGAAAAAAAGAGAGCCAGGACTTAATCCTGCCACGCGTACTTTTCAGGCTATTCGTATATTTATTAATAAAGAATTAGAAGAAATAGAAGAGGTATTACCACAAACTCTTTCTCTTTTAAAAGAGGAGGGAAGGGTGGTGGTGATTAGTTTTCACTCTTTAGAAGACCGCTTGGTTAAACAGTTTTTTAAACGCCATTCGTCACCACCAGAAATTCCTCGAGGTCTTGCTATTCCTGAGTCGCAAAGACCGCAACCATTACTTCGTTTGGTTGGTAAAAGTATCAGAGCATCTGAAAATGAGCAGCAGTCAAACCCTCGCAGTCGCAGTGCCATAATGCGTATCGCTGAGAGGTGTGCGGCATGA
- the ftsL gene encoding cell division protein FtsL, whose protein sequence is MNRLNLILFLLVALMSLAVVNAQHRSRVLFMDLQKEHDYALQLHNDWNELQIQQGSLTSSKRIEEGAIRELQMHSPLPSKVKLIISSAQGAS, encoded by the coding sequence ATGAATCGTCTTAACTTAATACTATTTTTATTAGTCGCATTGATGTCTCTTGCAGTAGTCAATGCGCAGCATCGCTCGCGTGTTCTTTTTATGGATTTACAAAAAGAACATGATTACGCACTACAGTTACACAATGATTGGAATGAATTACAAATTCAGCAAGGATCGTTAACTTCAAGTAAGCGCATTGAAGAGGGCGCGATACGTGAGTTACAAATGCACTCTCCATTACCAAGTAAGGTGAAGTTAATTATTTCATCAGCGCAAGGTGCATCATGA